In a single window of the Ciconia boyciana chromosome 7, ASM3463844v1, whole genome shotgun sequence genome:
- the GLUL gene encoding glutamine synthetase yields the protein MATSASSHLSKAIKHMYMKLPQGEKVQAMYIWIDGTGEHLRCKTRTLDHEPKSLEDLPEWNFDGSSTFQAEGSNSDMYLRPAAMFRDPFRKDPNKLVLCEVFKYNRQSAETNLRHTCRRIMDMVSNQHPWFGMEQEYTLLGTDGHPFGWPSNGFPGPQGPYYCGVGADKAYGRDIVEAHYRACLYAGVKIGGTNAEVMPAQWEFQVGPCEGIEMGDHLWIARFILHRVCEDFGVIVSFDPKPIPGNWNGAGCHTNFSTKNMREDGGLKHIEEAIEKLSKRHQYHIRAYDPKGGLDNARRLTGFHETSNIHEFSAGVANRGASIRIPRNVGHEKKGYFEDRRPSANCDPYAVTEALVRTCLLNETGDEPFEYKN from the exons ATGGCCACCTCAGCGAGCTCCCACCTGAGCAAAGCCATCAAGCACATGTACATGAAACTGCCGCAGGGAGAGAAGGTCCAGGCCATGTACATCTGGATCGATGGGACAGGGGAGCACCTCCGCTGCAAAACCCGCACGCTGGACCACGAGCCCAAGAGCCTTGAAG ATCTCCCCGAGTGGAATTTCGACGGCTCCAGCACCTTCCAGGCTGAAGGCTCCAACAGTGACATGTACCTGCGACCTGCTGCCATGTTTCGGGACCCTTTTCGCAAGGATCCCAATAAACTAGTCCTCTGTGAGGTCTTCAAATACAACCGCCAGTCTGCAG AGACAAATCTCCGACACACCTGCAGGCGGATTATGGATATGGTGTCCAACCAGCACCCCTGGTTTGGGATGGAGCAAGAGTACACTCTTCTGGGAACAGATGGACATCCATTTGGCTGGCCTTCCAACGGTTTCCCTGGACCCCAAG GTCCGTACTACTGCGGGGTAGGGGCAGACAAAGCCTATGGCAGAGACATTGTGGAGGCCCACTACCGAGCGTGCCTTTATGCTGGCGTGAAAATTGGAGGAACCAATGCAGAAGTGATGCCAGCCCAG TGGGAGTTCCAGGTGGGACCATGTGAAGGGATTGAGATGGGGGATCACCTCTGGATTGCACGCTTCATCCTCCATCGGGTGTGTGAAGACTTTGGTGTCATTGTGTCCTTCGATCCCAAACCCATCCCTGGGAACTGGAACGGTGCTGGCTGTCATACCAACTTCAGCACCAAGAACATGAGGGAAGATGGAGGTCTCAA GCACATTGAAGAGGCCATTGAGAAGCTGAGCAAGCGTCACCAGTACCACATCCGTGCCTATGACCCCAAAGGGGGGCTGGACAATGCCAGGCGCCTGACAGGTTTCCATGAGACATCCAACATCCACGAGTTCTCTGCTGGTGTGGCCAACCGTGGTGCCAGCATCCGCATTCCCAGGAATGTGGGCCACGAGAAGAAGGGCTACTTTGAGGACCGCCGGCCCTCCGCCAACTGTGATCCTTATGCTGTGACAGAGGCCCTCGTCCGCACATGTCTCCTCAATGAAACTGGAGACGAGCCTTTTGAGTACAAGAACTAA